The following proteins come from a genomic window of Mariniflexile sp. TRM1-10:
- a CDS encoding DUF3667 domain-containing protein gives MRKKYIICDNCEQKFEDRFQFCPHCGQKSNENLTLKVLFYNTISNYFSVDARFFKSFIPLMVKPGYLAQRFIEGKRLLYLHPAQMYLFISVVFFFLFSFISRNQVEEIDKNLQKSNPVMTNSANYDNILDSLKINGIDQNIKDKSIAADLSSNDLKAGLSFDFSQKKVDSLIKINAPDKDIYRAMGMKDDAGAFSRKVYSQMLKFYKQRNGGSIYQAFLDTIPIAMFVLLPIFAFILKLLYFKTGSFSHHLVFSFYFFAFIFMVFSLMVLVGLVWKAPFWLTLLILLTTFFYLVLAVKRFYNQGYLVSLLKSGIASLTFLMIVMPLAASILFVFAFLFY, from the coding sequence ATGAGAAAAAAATATATCATTTGCGATAATTGTGAACAAAAATTTGAAGATAGATTTCAATTTTGCCCGCATTGTGGACAAAAATCGAACGAAAACCTAACCTTAAAGGTGCTGTTTTACAACACTATAAGTAATTATTTTTCGGTAGATGCCCGTTTTTTTAAAAGTTTTATACCACTCATGGTGAAACCTGGTTATTTGGCACAGCGTTTTATAGAGGGAAAGCGATTGCTGTATTTGCATCCCGCACAAATGTATTTGTTTATTTCAGTGGTATTTTTCTTTTTATTCTCTTTTATCAGTCGCAATCAAGTAGAAGAAATTGATAAAAATTTACAAAAATCAAACCCTGTTATGACCAACTCTGCTAACTATGATAACATATTGGACTCTTTAAAGATAAATGGAATAGACCAAAATATAAAAGACAAAAGTATTGCAGCAGATTTGAGTAGTAATGATTTAAAAGCGGGTTTGAGTTTTGATTTTAGTCAAAAGAAAGTAGATTCATTAATTAAAATTAATGCTCCAGACAAGGACATATACAGGGCTATGGGTATGAAAGATGATGCTGGAGCATTTAGCCGAAAAGTGTATTCACAAATGCTTAAATTTTATAAACAAAGAAATGGCGGCTCGATTTATCAAGCTTTTTTAGATACTATCCCAATTGCTATGTTTGTTTTGTTGCCAATCTTTGCATTTATTTTGAAATTATTATACTTTAAAACAGGAAGTTTTTCACATCATTTAGTATTTAGTTTTTATTTCTTTGCATTTATTTTTATGGTTTTTAGTTTAATGGTTTTAGTAGGTTTGGTGTGGAAAGCACCTTTTTGGTTAACTCTATTAATTTTGCTTACTACTTTTTTCTATTTAGTTTTAGCTGTAAAGCGTTTTTATAATCAAGGATACTTAGTTAGTTTGTTGAAAAGTGGAATTGCATCCTTAACTTTTTTAATGATTGTAATGCCATTGGCAGCTAGTATCTTGTTTGTTTTTGCATTTTTGTTTTATTGA
- the uvrA gene encoding excinuclease ABC subunit UvrA, with protein MITNISEVNPKENIIIKGAKLHNLKNIDVVIPRNKLVVITGLSGSGKSSLAFDTLYAEGQRRYVESLSSYARQFLGRLNKPKVDYIKGIAPAIAIEQKVNATNPRSTVGTSTEIYDYLKLLFARIGKTYSPVSGLEVKKDTVSDVLNYLKTFPEGEKLLLLAPIHLEKGRSLEDKLKALQQQGYARIKVNGHVVRIDETNSLNKKDTILLVVDRVIIKDEEDFQNRLADAIQTAFFEGKGECFIETLSNDKQRSFSNKFEMDGMTFLEPNIHLFSFNNPYGACPKCEGYGDIIGIDDDLVIPNTGLSVYENAIFPWRGESMSWYRDQLVNNSHKFDFPIHKPYFQLSDAQKQLIWDGNQYFEGLHSFFAELEAKAYKIQNRVMLSRYRGKTKCKVCNGKRLRVEANYIKVGGATITDLVEMPLDKLANFFKQLELNDYDTQIANRLLKEINSRLSFLANVGLDYLTLNRKSNTLSGGESQRINLSTSLGSSLVGSMYILDEPSIGLHPKDTERLIVVLKQLRDLGNTVIVVEHDEDIMKAADNIIDIGPEAGTFGGHVVACGTYDEILASNSLTAQYLNETLKIEVPKTRRTSKYFIDIIGARENNLKNIDVRFPLGMLTVITGVSGSGKSTLVKKILFPALQKKLTDFSDKAGQFTSLEGNFSNIKHIEFVDQNPIGRSSRSNPVTYIKAYDDIRALFSNQKLSNIRNYQAKHFSFNVDGGRCETCKGEGEVTIEMQFMADVHLECETCKGKRFKKEVLEVTFANKNIDDVLNLTIDDAIAFFETNKQPKIKTKLQPLQDVGLGYVTLGQSSSTLSGGEAQRIKLASFLGKGNNKDKALFIFDEPTTGLHFHDIQKLLKSFNALIENGHSIIVVEHNIDLIKCADYIIDLGPKGGETGGSLVAAGTPEEIIVVKTSETAKYLKDKLHK; from the coding sequence ATGATTACTAATATTTCTGAAGTAAACCCCAAAGAAAACATCATTATAAAAGGTGCCAAACTGCACAATTTAAAGAATATTGATGTGGTAATACCTAGAAATAAATTAGTGGTCATTACAGGATTGTCGGGCTCAGGAAAATCGAGTTTAGCCTTCGACACACTTTATGCCGAAGGGCAAAGACGCTATGTTGAAAGCTTATCGAGTTATGCACGCCAATTTTTAGGTCGATTGAACAAGCCTAAAGTCGATTATATTAAAGGCATTGCTCCTGCTATTGCTATAGAGCAAAAAGTAAACGCCACCAATCCGCGTTCAACGGTTGGAACCTCTACCGAAATTTACGATTATCTAAAATTACTATTCGCCAGAATTGGAAAAACCTATTCACCGGTTTCAGGTTTGGAAGTAAAAAAAGATACTGTTTCAGATGTTTTAAATTATTTAAAAACATTTCCTGAAGGCGAAAAACTACTGCTCCTCGCTCCTATTCATTTAGAAAAAGGACGCAGCCTGGAAGATAAATTAAAAGCGCTGCAACAGCAAGGTTACGCCAGAATTAAAGTAAATGGCCATGTTGTTAGAATTGACGAAACTAATTCCTTAAACAAAAAAGATACTATTTTATTAGTTGTTGATAGGGTTATTATTAAAGATGAGGAAGATTTTCAAAATAGACTAGCAGATGCCATTCAAACAGCTTTTTTTGAGGGCAAAGGCGAATGCTTTATTGAAACCTTAAGCAACGACAAACAACGTTCGTTCAGTAACAAATTTGAAATGGACGGCATGACCTTTTTAGAGCCAAACATCCATTTGTTCAGCTTCAATAACCCATATGGAGCTTGTCCAAAATGTGAAGGTTACGGTGACATTATTGGTATTGATGATGATTTGGTGATTCCCAATACGGGGCTTTCCGTTTATGAAAACGCTATTTTTCCGTGGAGAGGTGAAAGTATGAGCTGGTATAGAGACCAATTGGTTAATAACTCCCATAAATTCGATTTTCCCATTCACAAACCCTATTTTCAATTAAGTGATGCACAAAAGCAACTTATTTGGGATGGCAATCAATATTTTGAAGGATTACATTCGTTTTTTGCAGAATTGGAAGCCAAAGCCTATAAAATTCAAAACCGTGTTATGTTATCACGCTACCGCGGAAAAACCAAATGTAAAGTGTGCAACGGGAAACGCTTGCGGGTTGAAGCTAATTATATTAAAGTTGGAGGTGCAACGATTACCGATTTAGTTGAAATGCCCTTAGATAAATTAGCGAATTTCTTTAAACAATTAGAACTAAACGATTACGATACACAAATAGCAAATAGGCTATTAAAAGAAATTAATAGTCGTTTGTCTTTTCTAGCCAATGTAGGATTGGATTATTTAACATTGAATAGAAAGTCCAATACACTTTCCGGTGGTGAAAGTCAGCGTATTAATCTTTCAACCTCTTTAGGCAGTAGTTTGGTGGGTTCTATGTATATTTTGGATGAACCTAGTATTGGCTTACACCCCAAAGACACCGAGCGTTTAATAGTCGTTTTAAAACAACTACGTGATTTAGGAAACACTGTTATTGTGGTTGAGCATGATGAAGATATTATGAAAGCTGCCGATAACATTATAGATATTGGTCCCGAAGCAGGAACTTTTGGTGGCCATGTGGTAGCTTGCGGTACTTATGATGAAATACTAGCTTCAAATTCGTTAACTGCGCAGTATTTAAATGAAACATTAAAGATTGAAGTACCTAAAACACGTAGAACTTCAAAATACTTTATAGACATTATTGGAGCCCGCGAAAACAATTTAAAAAATATCGATGTCCGTTTTCCTTTAGGAATGCTTACTGTTATTACGGGTGTTTCAGGAAGTGGAAAAAGTACTTTGGTTAAAAAAATATTGTTTCCTGCACTTCAAAAAAAACTAACCGATTTTAGTGATAAAGCAGGTCAGTTTACTTCATTGGAAGGTAATTTCAGCAATATAAAACACATTGAATTTGTAGACCAAAACCCCATTGGAAGGTCGTCACGTTCAAACCCTGTAACTTATATTAAAGCTTACGATGATATTCGAGCACTGTTCTCAAATCAAAAACTAAGCAACATAAGAAACTACCAAGCAAAGCATTTTTCATTTAACGTAGATGGTGGACGCTGTGAGACATGTAAAGGAGAAGGTGAAGTAACCATTGAAATGCAATTTATGGCAGATGTGCATTTAGAATGTGAAACTTGCAAAGGCAAGCGCTTTAAAAAAGAAGTATTGGAAGTTACTTTTGCCAATAAAAACATTGACGATGTTTTAAACTTAACCATCGATGACGCCATTGCTTTTTTTGAAACCAACAAGCAGCCTAAAATAAAAACCAAATTACAACCCTTGCAAGATGTTGGCTTAGGTTACGTAACTTTGGGTCAAAGCTCTTCTACCCTTTCTGGCGGTGAAGCACAGCGTATTAAATTGGCTTCCTTTTTGGGAAAAGGCAATAATAAAGACAAAGCGCTTTTTATTTTTGACGAACCAACTACGGGTTTGCATTTTCATGATATTCAAAAATTATTAAAATCGTTTAATGCTTTAATTGAAAACGGACATTCTATCATTGTTGTAGAACACAATATAGATCTTATTAAATGCGCCGACTATATCATAGATTTAGGTCCAAAAGGCGGTGAAACTGGTGGAAGCTTAGTTGCGGCAGGAACTCCTGAAGAGATTATAGTAGTTAAAACCTCTGAAACTGCCAAGTATTTAAAGGATAAACTTCATAAATAA